One Amycolatopsis sp. NBC_00355 genomic window carries:
- a CDS encoding DUF402 domain-containing protein has product MTGLHPPKVEIFDPAARTNIDPKGISREVEEFREEPFGLYLARPAPGRAQFHYLESWLLPELGLRVTDFWFSPGHERDQDFYLDVVRVNRDGPRWVATDLYVDIVLKDKLSLRVIDTDELLDARKADLVTADEAESALETTYAAVEGLASHGYDLAAWLATKDIALTWRRH; this is encoded by the coding sequence ATGACGGGACTGCACCCGCCCAAGGTCGAAATCTTCGACCCGGCCGCGCGCACGAACATCGACCCGAAGGGCATCAGCCGGGAGGTCGAGGAGTTCCGCGAAGAACCGTTCGGCCTGTACCTGGCCCGCCCGGCGCCGGGGCGCGCCCAGTTCCACTACCTCGAGTCGTGGCTGCTGCCGGAGCTCGGCCTGCGCGTCACCGACTTCTGGTTCTCCCCCGGCCACGAACGCGACCAGGACTTCTACCTGGACGTCGTCCGCGTGAACCGCGACGGTCCCCGCTGGGTCGCCACCGACCTCTACGTCGACATCGTGCTGAAGGACAAGCTCTCGCTGCGGGTGATCGACACCGACGAGCTCCTGGACGCCCGCAAGGCGGACCTGGTCACGGCCGACGAGGCCGAGTCCGCGCTGGAGACGACCTACGCGGCGGTCGAAGGGCTGGCCTCGCACGGCTACGACCTGGCCGCCTGGCTGGCCACGAAGGACATCGCCCTGACCTGGCGCCGCCACTGA
- a CDS encoding response regulator transcription factor, translated as MTITLLIADDHPIVRDGLRGILSAEPAHGEEGFEVLGEAADGAEAVTLAERLRPAVVLMDLRMPGTDGVAAISELARLGNPARILVLTTYDTDADVLPAIEAGATGYLLKDAPREELFRAVRAAARGQAVLSPAVAGRLMGRMRRPARGPLSQRELEVLTLVARGSSNKETAKRLFISEATVKTHLIHVYAKLGVKDRAAAVAVAFERGLLGS; from the coding sequence ATGACGATCACCTTGCTGATCGCCGACGACCACCCGATCGTCCGGGACGGCCTGCGCGGCATCCTGTCCGCCGAACCCGCCCACGGCGAAGAGGGTTTCGAAGTGCTCGGCGAGGCGGCCGACGGCGCCGAAGCCGTCACGCTGGCCGAGCGGCTGCGGCCCGCCGTCGTGCTGATGGACCTGCGGATGCCGGGCACCGACGGCGTCGCGGCGATCAGCGAGCTCGCGCGGCTCGGGAACCCGGCGCGGATCCTGGTGCTCACGACGTACGACACCGATGCGGACGTCCTGCCGGCGATCGAGGCGGGCGCGACCGGTTACCTGCTCAAGGACGCGCCCCGCGAGGAGCTGTTCCGCGCGGTCCGGGCGGCGGCCCGCGGGCAGGCCGTGCTCTCCCCCGCCGTCGCCGGGCGGCTGATGGGCCGGATGCGCCGGCCCGCGCGGGGACCGTTGTCCCAGCGCGAACTCGAGGTGCTGACGCTGGTCGCGCGCGGGTCGTCGAACAAGGAGACGGCGAAGAGGCTGTTCATCAGCGAGGCGACGGTCAAGACGCACCTGATCCACGTCTACGCGAAGCTCGGGGTGAAGGACCGCGCGGCCGCCGTCGCGGTCGCGTTCGAGCGCGGGCTGCTCGGGTCCTAG
- the coaE gene encoding dephospho-CoA kinase, translating into MLRVGLTGGIGAGKSTVANRFAEHGAVLVDSDRIAREVVEPGSEGLARLVEEFGGEILAADGSLDRPVLAAKAFADDESRRRLNAIVHPLVGARTGELMAAAAPDAIVVHDIPLLVEGGLATAYHLVVVVDAPVEVRVRRLVSARGMAEADARARIRAQAGDEQRRAVADVWLDNGGLEDAVLAGVDALWADRLVPFEANVRLRRPRPPVSPKIAEYDLTWPQQAERVLARVRAASGELARRADHIGSTAVPGLPAKDVLDLQLTVSTLADADKLTELLSDAGFPRLAGDWADDAQDGAGTWPKRLHVGADPKRPVNLHVRSVETPAWRLALLFRDFVRAHPDERDDYRDVKLRLAEAHAADGNVAAYADEKQEWVNAAFVRAEKWAETTGWTP; encoded by the coding sequence ATGTTGCGTGTGGGGCTGACGGGTGGCATCGGGGCCGGCAAGTCGACCGTGGCGAACCGGTTCGCCGAACACGGCGCCGTGCTGGTGGACTCCGACCGGATCGCCCGCGAGGTGGTCGAGCCCGGATCCGAAGGGCTCGCCCGGCTCGTCGAGGAGTTCGGCGGAGAGATCCTGGCCGCCGACGGCTCGCTCGACCGGCCGGTGCTCGCCGCCAAGGCGTTCGCCGACGACGAGTCGCGCCGCCGGCTCAACGCGATCGTGCACCCGCTGGTCGGGGCCCGCACCGGTGAGCTGATGGCGGCCGCCGCGCCGGACGCGATCGTCGTCCACGACATCCCGCTGCTGGTCGAGGGCGGCCTGGCGACGGCGTATCACCTGGTCGTCGTGGTCGACGCGCCCGTCGAGGTGCGGGTCCGGCGGCTGGTGTCGGCGCGTGGCATGGCCGAGGCCGACGCCCGGGCGCGGATCCGGGCGCAGGCCGGTGACGAGCAGCGCCGCGCCGTCGCCGACGTCTGGCTCGACAACGGCGGTCTCGAGGACGCGGTGCTCGCCGGCGTCGACGCGCTGTGGGCGGACCGGCTGGTGCCGTTCGAGGCGAACGTCCGGCTGCGCCGGCCGCGGCCCCCGGTGTCGCCGAAGATCGCCGAATACGACCTCACCTGGCCGCAGCAGGCCGAGCGGGTGCTCGCCCGGGTCCGCGCCGCGAGCGGCGAGCTGGCCCGGCGCGCCGACCACATCGGGTCCACCGCCGTGCCGGGCCTGCCCGCCAAGGACGTCCTCGACCTCCAGCTGACGGTGTCCACGTTGGCCGACGCCGACAAGCTCACCGAACTGCTCTCCGACGCCGGTTTCCCGCGCCTGGCCGGCGACTGGGCCGACGACGCCCAGGACGGCGCCGGCACCTGGCCGAAGCGGCTGCACGTCGGCGCCGACCCGAAACGGCCGGTGAACCTGCACGTCCGGTCCGTCGAGACACCCGCGTGGCGGCTCGCGCTGCTGTTCCGCGACTTCGTGCGCGCGCACCCGGACGAGCGCGACGACTACCGCGATGTGAAGCTGCGGCTGGCCGAGGCGCACGCCGCCGACGGCAACGTCGCGGCCTACGCCGACGAGAAGCAGGAGTGGGTCAACGCCGCGTTCGTCCGGGCCGAGAAGTGGGCCGAGACGACCGGCTGGACGCCCTAG
- a CDS encoding OsmC family protein: MEHPEPGTVVVTASGDGTYTQQVSTAGHTLLVDEPVSVGGADAGPNPYELLLASLGSCTAITLRMYADRKGIPLDAATIRLRHDRVHAEDCEKCETERGLLSRITREIELTGDLDDDQRAKLMLIADKCPVHRTLSSEIVIETRETGR, encoded by the coding sequence ATGGAGCACCCCGAGCCCGGCACGGTCGTCGTCACCGCGAGCGGCGACGGCACGTACACGCAGCAGGTCAGCACGGCGGGGCACACGCTGCTGGTCGACGAGCCGGTGTCGGTCGGCGGGGCCGACGCCGGCCCGAACCCGTACGAGCTGCTGCTCGCGTCGCTGGGTTCGTGCACCGCGATCACGCTGCGGATGTACGCCGACCGCAAGGGCATCCCGCTGGACGCCGCGACGATCCGGCTGCGGCACGACCGCGTGCACGCCGAGGACTGCGAGAAGTGCGAGACCGAGCGCGGTCTGCTCAGCCGCATCACCCGGGAGATCGAGCTGACCGGCGACCTCGACGACGACCAGCGCGCCAAGCTCATGCTGATCGCCGACAAGTGTCCGGTGCACCGGACGCTGTCGTCGGAGATCGTGATCGAGACGCGGGAAACCGGCCGCTGA
- a CDS encoding HD domain-containing protein, with the protein MTDTTDTTGITDIAVPDTALAREAADLVRDTAGPLLYDHSSRVYLFGALQGRRRGLGFDAELLYVAALFHDLGLVEGHRTGRRFELDGADEARRFLLGHGVDAERARIAWTAIALHTTPGIPEHMEPEIALVTAGVEYDVLGIGYHDLPAAARAAIVAAHPRPDFKRRILTAFTDGIRDRPDTTFGNVKADVLARFVPGFERQDFVTTILDSPWED; encoded by the coding sequence ATGACCGACACCACAGACACCACCGGCATCACCGACATCGCCGTCCCCGACACCGCGCTGGCCCGCGAAGCCGCCGACCTCGTGCGCGACACCGCCGGCCCGCTCCTGTACGACCACTCCTCGCGGGTCTACCTGTTCGGCGCGCTGCAGGGCCGGCGCCGCGGCCTCGGCTTCGACGCCGAACTGCTCTACGTCGCGGCCCTGTTCCACGACCTCGGCCTGGTCGAGGGCCACCGCACCGGCCGCCGTTTCGAGCTCGACGGCGCCGACGAAGCCCGGCGTTTCCTGCTCGGTCACGGCGTCGACGCGGAACGGGCCCGGATCGCCTGGACGGCCATCGCGCTGCACACCACCCCGGGCATCCCCGAGCACATGGAACCCGAGATCGCGCTGGTCACCGCGGGCGTCGAGTACGACGTCCTCGGCATCGGCTACCACGACCTGCCCGCGGCGGCCCGCGCCGCGATCGTCGCCGCCCACCCGCGGCCGGACTTCAAGCGCCGCATCCTCACCGCGTTCACCGACGGCATCCGTGACCGGCCCGACACGACGTTCGGGAACGTCAAAGCCGATGTGCTGGCCCGGTTCGTGCCAGGCTTCGAGCGGCAGGACTTCGTCACCACGATCTTGGACTCACCCTGGGAGGACTGA
- a CDS encoding TetR/AcrR family transcriptional regulator, protein MRPAEQGHRERFLDAALSVLFDRGVTALTVRGVAEVAGASTISVYARFGGRAGLLDALYERTFDSLREMLEALPPEGPDGLADLLDLAMAYRLFARESPARYALMFERPVPGFDPDPALRSAVVRTTFGLFIDRVRRVSTQGVDAQTAAYHLWTAMHGLVGAELMLASRTALPEWFIPPTDEANAEMYRRGVTAMATGLGLRNH, encoded by the coding sequence ATGCGCCCCGCCGAACAGGGTCACCGCGAGCGCTTCCTCGACGCCGCGCTGTCGGTGCTGTTCGACCGCGGTGTGACGGCCCTCACGGTGCGCGGCGTGGCCGAGGTCGCCGGCGCGTCGACGATCTCGGTGTACGCCCGCTTCGGCGGCCGCGCGGGCCTGCTCGACGCCCTGTACGAGCGCACGTTCGACTCTCTGCGCGAGATGCTGGAGGCGCTGCCGCCGGAGGGTCCCGACGGGCTCGCGGACCTGCTCGACCTGGCGATGGCGTACCGCCTCTTCGCCCGCGAAAGCCCGGCGCGCTACGCGCTGATGTTCGAGCGGCCGGTCCCGGGCTTCGACCCCGACCCGGCGCTGCGCTCGGCCGTGGTGCGGACGACGTTCGGCCTGTTCATCGACCGCGTCCGGCGGGTCAGCACGCAGGGAGTCGACGCCCAGACGGCGGCCTACCACCTGTGGACGGCGATGCACGGCCTGGTCGGGGCGGAGCTGATGCTCGCCTCCCGGACGGCGCTGCCGGAGTGGTTCATCCCGCCGACGGACGAGGCCAACGCGGAAATGTACCGCCGGGGCGTCACGGCGATGGCGACCGGCCTGGGCCTGCGCAACCACTGA
- the rpsA gene encoding 30S ribosomal protein S1: MTIDTATAPTAPNAAPQVAINDIGSEEDFLAAIDKTIKYFNDGDIVEGTIVKVDRDEVLLDIGYKTEGVIPSRELSIKHDVDPAEVVTVGDEVEALVLQKEDKEGRLILSKKRAQYERAWGTIEELKEKDEPVKGTVIEVVKGGLILDIGLRGFLPASLVEMRRVRDLQPYVGRELEAKIIELDKNRNNVVLSRRAYLEQTQSEVRSEFLNALAKGQVRKGVVSSIVNFGAFVDLGGVDGLVHVSELSWKHIDHPSEVVEVGQEVTVEVLDVDMDRERVSLSLKATQEDPWRQFARTHAIGQIVPGKVTKLVPFGAFVRVEEGIEGLVHISELAERHVEIPEQVVQVNGDVMVKVIDIDLERRRISLSLKQANEGVTPDTEFDPTQYGMAAEYDPEGNYIYPEGFDPDTQEWQEGFDKQREEWERQYAEAHTRYEAHMKQVVKAVEADAEAAADAATGIEGGAESYTSGSAPADTKSSGGTLASDEQLAALREKLSGGA, translated from the coding sequence ATGACCATCGACACCGCCACCGCCCCGACCGCCCCGAACGCGGCCCCGCAGGTCGCCATCAACGACATCGGGTCGGAGGAAGACTTCCTCGCGGCTATCGACAAGACGATCAAGTACTTCAACGATGGCGACATCGTCGAAGGCACCATCGTCAAGGTCGACCGCGACGAGGTCCTGCTCGACATCGGCTACAAGACCGAGGGTGTCATCCCCTCGCGTGAGCTCTCCATCAAGCACGATGTCGACCCGGCTGAGGTTGTCACCGTCGGCGATGAGGTCGAAGCCCTCGTTCTCCAGAAGGAGGACAAGGAAGGCCGTCTGATCCTGTCCAAGAAGCGCGCGCAGTACGAGCGCGCCTGGGGCACGATCGAGGAGCTCAAGGAGAAGGACGAGCCCGTCAAGGGCACCGTCATCGAGGTCGTCAAGGGCGGCCTCATCCTGGACATCGGCCTGCGCGGCTTCCTGCCCGCGTCGCTGGTCGAGATGCGCCGCGTCCGCGACCTGCAGCCCTACGTCGGCCGCGAGCTCGAGGCGAAGATCATCGAGCTGGACAAGAACCGCAACAACGTGGTCCTGTCCCGCCGCGCCTACCTCGAGCAGACCCAGTCCGAGGTGCGCAGCGAGTTCCTCAACGCGCTCGCCAAGGGCCAGGTCCGCAAGGGCGTCGTGTCGTCCATCGTCAACTTCGGTGCCTTCGTGGACCTGGGTGGCGTCGACGGCCTGGTGCACGTCTCCGAGCTGTCCTGGAAGCACATCGACCACCCGTCCGAGGTCGTCGAGGTCGGCCAGGAGGTCACGGTCGAGGTCCTGGACGTCGACATGGACCGCGAGCGCGTCTCGCTGTCGCTGAAGGCGACCCAGGAAGACCCGTGGCGCCAGTTCGCCCGCACCCACGCGATCGGTCAGATCGTGCCGGGCAAGGTCACGAAGCTGGTTCCGTTCGGTGCGTTCGTGCGCGTCGAAGAGGGCATCGAGGGCCTGGTCCACATCTCCGAGCTGGCCGAGCGCCACGTGGAGATCCCGGAGCAGGTCGTCCAGGTCAACGGCGACGTCATGGTCAAGGTCATCGACATCGACCTCGAGCGCCGTCGCATCTCGCTGTCGCTGAAGCAGGCGAACGAGGGTGTCACGCCGGACACCGAGTTCGACCCGACCCAGTACGGCATGGCCGCCGAGTACGACCCCGAGGGCAACTACATCTACCCCGAGGGCTTCGACCCGGACACGCAGGAGTGGCAGGAAGGCTTCGACAAGCAGCGTGAGGAGTGGGAGCGTCAGTACGCCGAGGCCCACACTCGTTACGAGGCCCACATGAAGCAGGTCGTGAAGGCCGTCGAGGCCGACGCGGAGGCCGCTGCCGACGCGGCGACCGGCATCGAGGGTGGCGCGGAAAGCTACACCTCGGGCTCGGCCCCGGCCGACACGAAGAGCAGCGGTGGCACCCTCGCCTCCGACGAGCAGCTCGCGGCGCTCCGCGAGAAGCTCTCCGGTGGTGCGTGA